A stretch of DNA from bacterium:
GCCCACAAAGCTGCCGCGGTGGTCGATACCCCAGCCCGCTGTCCGCATCGTCTCAATGCTGCGGATCGTCGCCAGAGTTTCCTGGATAGCGTCGATTCGTCCGAGGCGGCGGTGGGCTTCAGTTTGCGTCACCGAGTATTCCAGCGCGTACGACGCCACAGCCACGTCCACCGGCTCCGCAGTTGGGCTTGGTCCTATCGGCATCGACTGCTTGTCATCAGCCGCATGCACAGTGCTTGCGGTTGTCGCCCCAAAAACGAACAGTCCGATTGCGTTGGGCTGTCTACTCCCTTGGTCGCTGCTGGGGGCCAGCTGCTGGTTGTGGCGGGTGTGCGGTCTACGCCGCAGGGTTTCGTCCCCGCACAGGTCAGCCGATGGCGCTGTTGTGGACGGGAATGTAGGGGCGGGTTGTTAAGATTGGGTTGTGAGTTGGGCGAGTCCAACAGAAGGTGGCTTCAGCCGCTACCTGGCGGTGCCGGTGGGCATCGGATTGCGTTTCGACGGCTATGTGGACGCGGGTTGCGGAAGTTGGATGGCGAGCAGCCGGGAGTGTTGGCGGTGACTGGCCAGCGGTTCAGCGGCGCGGCCGAGCCTGTGGGTGTCGCGGCAGGTCTGGCGTCGGCGCTAGTACGCACCGCGCGCGCCGCTTTGGGAATCACGGCGGCGGAGATGGCAGCTGCTGCGGGATGCGATGTTGAGCTGGTGGTCGACATCGAGTCGGGCCGGCTGGATCCGACGTTGGACACGGTGGGCAGGCTAGTGAGCTCGGTGGGTCTGGAGGTCCGGGCGGGCCCTGGCCGCGAGCCTGACGGCCGGTATGTCGGCGTGGATAGCGACGAGGCGCAGCGGTTGGGCGCGGCTTTCCACGAGGCCTGCGAGTTCGCCGCCCAATTCGGGGCCGGCCCGCCGGGGCCGGTGGAGGGTACCCAGCCAGAATGGGACGGCGCCGACCCAGCGCCGGCTCATCTGTTCGGGGCCGGTCTGACCCGCCGCGACGGCGGCGGGTGGGCGGCGCTTTTGGTGCGAGACGAGCGGTCCCGCCTGGACATGACCCGAGGGGAGCTGGCCGCCGCCGTCGGCCTTGATACCTCAGATGTGGCTTCGATCGAGTCCGGTGCCGTCAAGCTGGCTGTGGGCCAGTTGCAGGCCGTACTCGCTGCCATGGGAGCCAGCCTGGTGGCCCGCCTAGAGGTCTATGACGCCCACGATGACACCCTGCACCTCAAAGCGTTGTCCGCCCCGCAAGGCT
This window harbors:
- a CDS encoding helix-turn-helix transcriptional regulator; the protein is MRKLDGEQPGVLAVTGQRFSGAAEPVGVAAGLASALVRTARAALGITAAEMAAAAGCDVELVVDIESGRLDPTLDTVGRLVSSVGLEVRAGPGREPDGRYVGVDSDEAQRLGAAFHEACEFAAQFGAGPPGPVEGTQPEWDGADPAPAHLFGAGLTRRDGGGWAALLVRDERSRLDMTRGELAAAVGLDTSDVASIESGAVKLAVGQLQAVLAAMGASLVARLEVYDAHDDTLHLKALSAPQGYRNRIRAAREAFSDAVVLG